TTATTTCTGGACAGTCTTTAGCTTTGTACCCTTCAAAATTGTATGcaatttttgggattttgagCACCATAATCAATAGGATTATTTAAAACTGTCCACAAAATAATGAATTCAAGTCCAAGAAGGAAGCTTTTTTCATacgtcatttttcttcattcaacaGAGTTAGGTTTATAATTAAAGGAGAGACACtgttttaaaaaagttcaaacataATTTTATTATACATTTCAACTTAGAATCTATGAGAGTCTTATATGTACAACGGTAAAACATAATTAAATTACACCTTTACAAAAAAGAGCTACGCTCTATGGCAGCTTTGTACAGTTGTTTACATGATGAAAACGTTATATGACcgtaaattttctcctttcctttttttcttcttgtgaaACTTGattatacttgaaatttttctcagtctTTAGAGCACTGATTGAATGAGAGgcaatatcagaaaaaaaggaagagcaAAGGATGAGGGTAACCTAAGTTTTATACCGTTCCACTTATTTTTACTACAATCCTTATAGGATTTAAAAGGCTCATGGTAGATGTTTCTAAGGCCTAAATTTTAAGGGCGCTCTGAAACTCTTTGACTTGACTTTCCTGAAACTTGCTGTATGTATGAGAATTTCAATGCTACAGAAGAACTCTCACAAAGGTTTTAAATCAAGATAGCCTGAGGATTTGTCTTAAAATTCAGGCCTGATTGCTCTTTGTTtggctttttttctttctatatgAAAATATACTTACCGCAAGCTAAACTTATAGAACTGGAAGTCATTTGTCATTCAGATGCAAGTTCAAGAAATTTACTGACCAGACTTTTCTGAAGATGTTTTTATCCTACAAAATCACActcaaaatcgattttttcatcagttaaaCCTCCTACCTCTCCCTTTTAACTCTTCTCTTAGATTCAACCTTCTCTTTTGCAagtgaaatgtttaaaaataaattttgaaggacCACATAATCAAAATAATACATGtttgttgttttcaaaaatattttaaaacaaatgaaaattgctGAAACTCTATTTAAATGGAAAGTATGAATGGCACTCCCATTCTAGAAAAAAGGCAGCTGGAATATTGCGGGTTTTGATGCTAGACAATATTATGGGGTTCTTATCAACAATATTGAGATAACACCGCTTGATTTTGTTTATGAACAATTTTGCATTCGTATTTGTTGTATTGTATATTATTGCACTCCCTTCAAAGAATATAATGTTCTGGACGAATTTTTAGGAATATTGTTAGTACGAAATGcataaaaaacaaataagtaaaaatagaaaaaagtggCGActcgaagaaaaatcagggaaatatcacCCGATAAAAAAGAATACAACCCCAAAAAAGACAAATTAGAAAAGTCACAACACTTTGTCTGCTCtgaggaatatttttttgaaactgtcaCATTGCTAAGAAATCAAATTTGCAATAAATGTTTTCAGTGAGCATCGTGAAAACATTCCCAAAAATTATCTTTGGAGACGTTGTTGCAATGCTGCTacataattttgtttaaataaatgaaaaaaaaaaaattatgggtttttcaatgaaaataactCTTTCACTCAAAATGCTATTGACTAGTTGGccatccaaaattttttttagcatCTCATGGTTGAATAGAAAAAGTAATCAATCCCTACTTTAAATATTGGCAACTGTCGCTATATAGGCTAGTATTTTGACTACTTTTTTCTCCTGTCTGATTTTTTCCGCACATTGACCAAATAAACAACCTTTTGTGGGTGAGCAATCGTGTAAGGTCTAAGGGGTGGCACAGGTGAACTAAGTTTCAAAGTTGTCGGCAATTTCACAATTGGTGACGGTTGCAATATTGGTCTCGGAGGGACCAACCAAGTTTGCTTTTGTCCAAGACTTGGAGGTTTCATTGTTTTCAGTTTCTCTATGTCTTGCCTACTCATTAGTTTCCGCATATATCGATGCCTCGTCTTAGGCAGAGCAGGAACAGGAATACGCAAATACGGCCTTTTGTTTATGTAGAGTACTGGTTGGATCGGTTGGTACAACTGGGGAGCAGTGTTGCTTCCTGCAGGAATGTTGTTGAACTGGCCAGTGTTGATGAAGTTGTCTTTGCTTGGATCCTCGTGCACCTAGTtgataaagaataaaaatttaagaaggaTTACTGGGAAAAATAGGCAAAGAATTTTCCTGACTTATTGTCAAATTCTGCTCTCCTTAATTGTATGCATCATAGGAAAAGAGGAGAAAGGAACTTGATTTCCTCTCGACCTTTAGTTTTCTCTGCgagtcttaaaaaaaaaaaattaacaaaaaatcactaatatctaattaaaatgaatgatcagacattaacatttttatccTCCGATTTCCACGGTATAATTAATTGTTGCCACTGAATTCGCGTGTTGTGTAAGTTGGCTTCTCACTTACTGAAGGGGCTCTTCTTATattgaaattataaaattgaaataattttcagttatttttgcATGGCATGTTGCCTATCTTGCTCTCatattgcagtggcgtggcgtgctttgcgatgtatcgatcgatctgccgtataaacctatcgaaaaggatcgataaacagggtgttcgcaacgaacgcattaataatcgattctttaccatagcttcaaatgaagaaatatcgataatcgatcattcacgcctcgccgctgccatattctgccgtgctaaggaaaaacgccgtatggaccgccaggcgttgccaagtttccttcgataaaacacgaatttcccggtaaacttatgaatattttctttccaatttttcagatacgcTAGCTCGCAATTTCAtccaaagtttctgaaaattttgaggaaaaatattcataactttcctaaaaaaaatgaacattttatcgaaggaaatttggcaactctcggatattcatacggcgttctaccttagcacggcagtactgaccTCATTCCGTTCatcgtttaaaatcggcatttaccAGCCAAATCTGCCCTGCTagcaagagagcagtaagtgcatttctgcatgagccatggTCAGCACATGCTATTATGagtcgaggttcatcccagcgtgcacttactgctctcttcgctatcacggcagaaatgttggacaaatttgcaatttcacggtgaaaattgcattttcatagcataaaattggaaatttcaatatttttgccaGGATCCTTAgccaggggcggatccagcaatttggcaacaatggattccttccatttaaacccatgttaaataatcgattcttgtcggggtacctggcccctccaagaatcgatacatttccataggtttaagtggagaaaaacagtgttgccaatttgctggatccgcctgtgtcagaggcgtggcgtgctttgcgatgtatcgatcgatctgccgtataaacctatggaaaaggatcgataaacagggtattcgcaacgaacaaattaataatcgattctttaccatagcttcaaatggggaaacatcaataatcgatcatttacgtcTCGCCACTGGCCTGTGTCCTTACCTCATACTGATGTCGGACGTTCCGGCCGCGATGTCCGAGAACCAGGTGATGGTTCTTGTCCTTAGGTATGTCGAAGTCCTCTATGCTGTTGGTTGGATCGAAGATGTGGTGGTAGTGCTGGATGTGGTCCTCGTGGATCTCGTACGCCTCCGGTGGGATCGTGTAGAACTGTCCGTTGTCCTTCCCGCCGCCGTGTCCGCTCTGCCCGTGTCCGTGTCCGTGATCCTGCTCGTGTCCGTGGTCGTGTCCGTTCTGGAGGCTCGTGTCCTCGCTGCTCGTGGTCCCCGTGTCCTCCTGCGAGGTGGCCGGCGTCGAAGGGTGCGACTCCTCGCTCGAGCCGCCCCCGACGTCGTTATGTTCCTGCGAACGAtataattggacttcattttgcgaacGGGAACCAATTTTTACGGCTCATTCTAGACGACTTTGTCATGGTTTGCAATCAGTAAACTGCAAGAACACGAGTCTCGTTTGCGTCGTATTAAAATATCTGCTCCCACACCAAGTAGCAATTTTAAccgaaaaatcgcgatattttgataCTAAGTTTCGATTTTTCTACGATTTTTGGGCGATAAAATCTAGGATCGTCAACATgtaagcgattatcctcgatcatgtcgcaattttatctctataaaatcgaaattttatctcaatttatctcgattttttgttcgataatattgcgataaattgccgtcGATATAACCGTGATTTGATTGCAATTtcatgcaataaaatcgcgatttatcgcaatttttaatccgataaaattgcaattacctaatcgacgtcgataaaattgcgatgcattctccgatcaaatcgcaacttatcgcagtcactgctacttgggattcTGCTTTGTCAAAGGACAATGAGCCAGCACTattttgctcgaaattttcacaataATTTTCCTACAGCGTACGAAAATTATTAAGATTCCAAAAAATGATGGTTTTGCGCTCAAAGAACAAATTACGGCAGAAATGCAgaattttttcgccaaaattatTGTAGCACAATATCATCGAACCTTtctgaatgaaattttcagaacttatTTTCTACAGAGGAAACTAAAATCTTGAAAAGTTTTGGGCTATAACGATGATCAGCCGTACGTCAAAAGTAGAGGGTGGCGGGGTATCAACATGGGcgcaaaaatatataaatatcgacggtgtaagtcggcaatcgcataactcggtttgcgacgtcgcagacttcttttcatactttattttgtaaacggaaaactactcaacggcaactctttaaaactgccgagatttttcttctcgatgcgaagaaaattctgcaaaaacttcaaggaatgatgtcaatttgttctcctttaaaaaaataacatagaggcggagattttcagacaccgcaaacgagttatgtgattgccgactttcaccgtcgatatacttgTATTTATAATTGCTAATATAAATATTACGATTTATAAACATGTATGAAATATGTTTTGTTAAGAGGAATAGAAAAGCGGTAAGGGTGATGACTGATGAGTTACCTGCGGCTCCTCGTGAACCTGGTAGGAGACGGGGTGCATGATGGGAACGTAGATATGCGGGATGAGGTGGAGGTGGATCAGGTGGTTGTGGTTCTTGGCGGAGGGGTCGCGGTTGTAAGGGGGGTGACCGCGGGTATCGCCCACGTCAAATCCGTGCGCCTTCAGCTTATCCACGATGTCGTGTCCGTGACCATGTCCGTGTCCGTGGCCGTGTCCGTGGTACAAGTGATGGTCCGAGAATACGGGATGCTTCAATATCGGCCGCCATGCCCCTGCAGACACGAGACAGCGAATTAGGTAAATGATTAAACAATCGTCTGATAGACTCAGATCGTATGGCATGCATCGGATCGGGTTTGCCCAGAACCGCACAGGCGCACTCCC
This window of the Bemisia tabaci chromosome 3, PGI_BMITA_v3 genome carries:
- the LOC109031146 gene encoding uncharacterized protein; translation: MDLTTLATSFLAVFACGLLVSGGRVSPHSQSDIKFLASSDPHLKKQARLLAATCDCNKQGAWRPILKHPVFSDHHLYHGHGHGHGHGHGHDIVDKLKAHGFDVGDTRGHPPYNRDPSAKNHNHLIHLHLIPHIYVPIMHPVSYQVHEEPQEHNDVGGGSSEESHPSTPATSQEDTGTTSSEDTSLQNGHDHGHEQDHGHGHGQSGHGGGKDNGQFYTIPPEAYEIHEDHIQHYHHIFDPTNSIEDFDIPKDKNHHLVLGHRGRNVRHQYEVHEDPSKDNFINTGQFNNIPAGSNTAPQLYQPIQPVLYINKRPYLRIPVPALPKTRHRYMRKLMSRQDIEKLKTMKPPSLGQKQTWLVPPRPILQPSPIVKLPTTLKLSSPVPPLRPYTIAHPQKVVYLVNVRKKSDRRKK